In Flavobacterium hankyongi, the genomic window TTCGTTTCAGCTTCACGGATTTTCTTTCCGATTGTCTCGTTACGATTATCAATTAGGGCGCGAATTTCGTGATTTTCTAGCAAATCTGAAACTTTTTTCGCATAATTTTCATATTTCTCACTCAAAGACAGGATTATAGCTTGCTCTGGCATTAGCCAAAGTGGGAAATTTCCACCTGTGTGCTCCAATAGAATTGCGATAAAACGTTCCATTGAACCAAAAGGGGCACGGTGAATCATTACCGGACGGTGTAATTCATTGTCGGCACCTTTATAAGTAAGGTCAAAACGCTCTGGTAAATTATAATCTACTTGGATTGTTCCTAATTGCCAGCTTCTACCTAATGCATCCTTAACCATAAAGTCAAGTTTAGGGCCATAGAAAGCAGCTTCACCAGCTTCGATTACATAATTTAATCCTTTGTCTTTAGCAGCACTGATGATTGCATTTTCTGCTTTTTCCCAGTTTTCAATACTACCTATATATTTATCTGGATTGCTTAAATCACGAACAGAAACTTGTGCTGTAAAGTTTTCAAATCCTAATGAACCAAATACGTATAGTACTAAGTCAATTACATTTTTGAACTCTTGATCTAATTGATCTGGCGTACAAAATAAGTGTGCATCATCTTGAGTAAATCCTCTTACACGAGTTAATCCATGTAATTCTCCTGATTGCTCATAACGATATACAGTTCCAAATTCTGCATAACGTTTAGGTAAATCTTTATATGACCAAGGTCTAGCATTGTAAATCTCACAGTGGTGAGGGCAGTTCATTGGTTTCAATAAAAACTCTTCACCTTCTGCTGGTGTATGAATCGGTTGGAAACTATCTGCTCCATATTTTGCATAGTGACCTGAAGTCACATATAATTCTTTTTGACCAATATGCGGAGAAACTACTTGTTCGTATCCAGCTTTCTTTTGTGCTTTTTTAAGGAATTGCTCCAAACGATCACGTAATGCTGCTCCTTTTGGTAACCATAAAGGTAAGCCTTGACCTACTCTTTGCGAAAAATGGAATAACTCTAATTCTTTTCCTAATTTTCTATGGTCAC contains:
- the thrS gene encoding threonine--tRNA ligase, which encodes MIKITLPDGSVREYASGVTPMDVAKSISEGLARNVISASFNGTTIETETQLTTDGTLTLFTWNDADGKKAFWHSTSHVMAQALEELYPGIKLTIGPAIERGFYYDVDFGDKKITEADFKKIEDRVLEIAREKHEFKMRSATKAEALELYKNNEFKTELIQNLEDGTITFCDHSTFTDLCRGGHIPNTGIIKAMKILSVAGAYWRGDEKNKQLTRVYGISFPKQKDLTDYLELLEEAKRRDHRKLGKELELFHFSQRVGQGLPLWLPKGAALRDRLEQFLKKAQKKAGYEQVVSPHIGQKELYVTSGHYAKYGADSFQPIHTPAEGEEFLLKPMNCPHHCEIYNARPWSYKDLPKRYAEFGTVYRYEQSGELHGLTRVRGFTQDDAHLFCTPDQLDQEFKNVIDLVLYVFGSLGFENFTAQVSVRDLSNPDKYIGSIENWEKAENAIISAAKDKGLNYVIEAGEAAFYGPKLDFMVKDALGRSWQLGTIQVDYNLPERFDLTYKGADNELHRPVMIHRAPFGSMERFIAILLEHTGGNFPLWLMPEQAIILSLSEKYENYAKKVSDLLENHEIRALIDNRNETIGKKIREAETKKFPFMLIVGEEEEKSGTVSVRRHGQEGKGNITIKIDEFVTLVNEEVSKSLKTFEV